The Lysobacter enzymogenes genome window below encodes:
- a CDS encoding LysE family translocator, with protein sequence METQWLAFSVAALMLTLMPGPDTFLVIGNSLAGGARRGLAAAAGTTSGGLFHVALFAFGVTQLLMYSERAFWTVKMLGALYLAYLGVKALRSALAPRAQAPAFAAAAVEPASGLWRAFAQGALTNALNPKIAMFYLAFLPQFLAPGPHMARDSMLMIGLHYAIGAVWLTILAVASARMAGTMRSTRVARALDGAIGTMMLGFSARLAWSSR encoded by the coding sequence ATGGAAACCCAGTGGCTCGCTTTCTCCGTCGCCGCGCTGATGCTCACGCTGATGCCCGGCCCCGACACGTTTCTGGTCATCGGCAATTCGCTCGCCGGCGGTGCGCGGCGCGGGTTGGCCGCGGCGGCCGGCACCACCAGCGGCGGCCTGTTCCATGTCGCCTTGTTCGCGTTCGGCGTGACCCAGTTGCTGATGTATTCCGAGCGCGCGTTCTGGACGGTGAAGATGCTCGGCGCGTTGTATCTGGCCTATCTCGGGGTCAAGGCGCTGCGCTCGGCGTTGGCGCCGCGCGCGCAGGCGCCCGCGTTCGCGGCGGCGGCGGTCGAGCCCGCGTCCGGGCTGTGGCGCGCGTTCGCGCAGGGCGCGCTGACCAATGCGCTCAATCCCAAGATCGCGATGTTCTATCTGGCCTTCCTGCCGCAGTTCCTGGCGCCGGGCCCGCACATGGCGCGCGATTCGATGCTGATGATCGGCCTGCACTACGCGATCGGCGCGGTGTGGCTGACGATCCTGGCGGTGGCGTCGGCGCGGATGGCCGGGACGATGCGCAGCACCCGGGTCGCGCGCGCGCTGGACGGCGCGATCGGCACGATGATGCTCGGCTTCAGCGCACGGCTGGCGTGGTCGTCGCGCTGA
- the cysK gene encoding cysteine synthase A, whose protein sequence is MIYDSILQTIGRTPVVRLHRLAPGHVSLFAKVEAFNPGGSVKDRLALAIILDAEARGLLKPGDTVVEATSGNTGVALAMVCAARGYKFVATMSETFSIERRKLMRAYGAKVILTPAAERGSGMVRRAAELAEKHGWFLARQFENPANPAYHRNTTAAEILQDFAGRRLDHFVTGWGTGGTLTGVAQMLRVARPEVRVTASEPAGAALLSGKDWAPHKIQGWTPDFVPAVLDREAAHAIVPVDDVLARDTARRLAAEEGLFVGISAGATMAAALQVAQSAEPGATILAMLPDTGERYLSTFLFEGVNEGSDEEWLASLD, encoded by the coding sequence ATGATCTACGACAGCATCCTGCAGACCATCGGCCGCACCCCGGTGGTGCGCCTGCACCGGCTGGCGCCGGGCCACGTCAGCCTGTTCGCCAAGGTCGAAGCCTTCAACCCCGGCGGTTCGGTCAAGGACCGGCTGGCGCTGGCGATCATCCTCGACGCCGAGGCGCGCGGCCTGCTCAAGCCCGGCGATACCGTGGTCGAGGCGACCTCGGGCAACACCGGCGTCGCCTTGGCGATGGTCTGCGCGGCGCGCGGCTACAAGTTCGTGGCGACGATGAGCGAGACCTTCTCGATCGAGCGGCGCAAGCTGATGCGCGCCTACGGCGCCAAGGTGATCCTGACCCCGGCCGCCGAGCGCGGCAGCGGCATGGTCCGGCGCGCCGCCGAGCTGGCCGAGAAACACGGCTGGTTCCTGGCCCGCCAGTTCGAAAACCCGGCCAATCCGGCCTACCACCGCAACACCACCGCCGCCGAGATCCTGCAGGACTTCGCCGGCCGCCGGCTCGACCACTTCGTGACCGGCTGGGGCACCGGCGGTACCCTGACCGGCGTGGCGCAGATGCTGCGCGTGGCGCGGCCCGAAGTGCGTGTCACCGCCAGCGAACCGGCCGGCGCGGCCTTGCTGTCCGGCAAGGACTGGGCGCCGCACAAGATCCAGGGCTGGACCCCGGACTTCGTCCCCGCCGTGCTCGACCGCGAGGCCGCGCACGCGATCGTGCCGGTCGACGACGTGCTCGCGCGCGACACCGCGCGCCGGCTGGCGGCCGAGGAAGGCCTCTTCGTCGGCATTTCCGCCGGCGCGACGATGGCGGCGGCGCTGCAAGTGGCGCAGTCGGCCGAGCCGGGCGCGACGATCCTGGCGATGCTGCCGGATACCGGCGAGCGTTACCTCAGCACGTTCCTGTTCGAGGGCGTCAACGAGGGCAGCGATGAGGAGTGGCTGGCGTCGTTGGATTGA
- a CDS encoding efflux RND transporter periplasmic adaptor subunit, producing MRPRSALRNGCLLALALVLGACGKGGKPQNSAGGPGGQADRPTPVTTEQVRLRAWNDTVQALGNVKARESITVTAKVSEIVQSVHFESGDHVAAGQSLVTLSGKAQHAALAQAEATAKEAEQLYQRQTELAAQQLIARSALDTQRATRDATRARVEQMKADIGDRQVRAPFAGVLGIRQISPGSLVTPGTAIATLDDTERVYIDFPVPETLLARVAKGQRVEGTSAAYAGQRFEGAVATVDARIDPATRAVTVRADFANPGHLLRPGMLVQVTLSQPPRQALLVPEISVVQVGNDSYVYRLKPDATVERADVQIGARREGLAEIVDGLKIGDTIVVDGTGKLRAGSKVQAAGAQTREAGAPAGAARDGRNG from the coding sequence ATGCGCCCACGTTCTGCCCTTCGTAACGGCTGTCTCCTCGCGCTCGCCCTGGTGTTGGGCGCGTGCGGCAAGGGCGGCAAGCCCCAGAACAGCGCCGGCGGGCCCGGCGGGCAGGCCGACCGGCCGACCCCGGTGACGACCGAACAGGTGCGCCTGCGCGCCTGGAACGACACCGTGCAGGCGCTCGGCAACGTCAAGGCGCGCGAGTCGATCACGGTCACCGCCAAGGTCAGCGAGATCGTCCAGAGCGTGCATTTCGAAAGCGGCGACCACGTCGCCGCCGGGCAGTCGCTGGTCACCCTCAGCGGCAAGGCCCAGCACGCCGCGCTGGCCCAGGCCGAGGCCACCGCCAAGGAAGCCGAGCAGCTCTACCAGCGCCAGACCGAACTGGCCGCGCAGCAACTGATCGCGCGCTCGGCCCTGGACACCCAGCGCGCCACCCGCGACGCCACCCGCGCCCGGGTCGAGCAGATGAAGGCCGACATCGGCGACCGCCAGGTGCGCGCGCCGTTCGCCGGCGTGCTCGGCATCCGCCAGATCAGCCCCGGCTCGCTGGTGACCCCGGGCACGGCGATCGCCACGCTCGACGACACCGAGCGCGTCTACATCGATTTCCCGGTGCCCGAGACCCTGCTCGCGCGCGTGGCCAAGGGCCAGCGCGTGGAAGGCACCAGCGCGGCCTACGCCGGCCAGCGTTTCGAAGGCGCGGTCGCCACCGTCGACGCGCGCATCGACCCGGCCACGCGCGCGGTCACCGTGCGCGCCGACTTCGCCAACCCGGGCCATCTGCTGCGCCCGGGCATGCTGGTGCAGGTGACCTTGTCGCAGCCGCCAAGGCAGGCGCTGCTGGTGCCGGAAATCTCGGTGGTGCAGGTCGGCAACGATTCCTACGTGTACCGGCTCAAGCCCGACGCCACGGTCGAACGCGCCGACGTGCAGATCGGCGCGCGCCGCGAAGGGCTCGCGGAGATCGTCGACGGCTTGAAGATCGGCGACACCATCGTCGTCGACGGCACCGGCAAGCTGCGCGCCGGCAGCAAGGTGCAGGCGGCCGGCGCGCAGACGCGCGAAGCCGGCGCGCCGGCCGGCGCCGCGCGGGACGGCCGCAATGGTTGA
- a CDS encoding efflux RND transporter permease subunit translates to MKLSDLSIRRPVFATVMSLLLIVLGIMAFSRLTLRELPAIDPPIVSVDVTYPGASAAVVETRITQVLEDALAGIEGIETIESRSVNGRASVSIEFTLQRDIEAAANDVRDAVSRVMDRMPDEADPPEVEKVESDADPVLWLNMSSKKMDTLQLSDYADRYVVDRLSSVDGVAQVRIGGQQRYAMRIWLDQDALAARDITVNEVENALRSENVELPAGRIESQSRDFTLRVARSYQKPADFAQIPLKKGADGYVVRLGDVAKIELQSAERRAYYRSNGEPNIGLGIVKTSTANSLDVARAVRAEADKIRPTLPEGTDIFVAFDTTIFIESAVERVYHTLVEAIVLVLIVIWLFLGSFRAALIPAVTVPVCLIAAFIPLYAFGFSINLLTLLALVLCIGLVVDDAIVVMENIQRRADLGEPALVAAARGTKQVAFAVIATTAVLVAVFLPVGFMEGNTGRLFRELSVALAGAVALSAFVALTLTPMMSSKFVRPHTQEKSNPVNRWVNARLDGLSAGYKRLLDRTVERPWLFGAMMLAALALSFGLFKLVPSELAPQEDRGSFQISILGPEGAGFDYTVKQVQEVEKIVAAHTGPDQTIQRYNPRVPGGFGASEEMHTGRIAVFLQDWDQREKSTAQVADSLRGELGRIASVRAMPQVGGGLVRTRGQPIQIVLGGPEYAELAQWRDRILARIEQNKGLFSADSDYKETRPQMRVEIDRQRAADLGVSVTDIGHALETLMGSRRVTTFVQNGEEYDVMVQADRGLRASPADLAAIQVRARDGALVPLSNLVTLKELAEAGSLNRFNRLRSITVSAGLAPGYTMGEAVAWLNQVVAEELPDHAQIDWKGESREYQKAGGAVLMTFTLALLVVYLVLAAQFESFIHPFVIMLTVPLGVLGALLGLWMTGGTLNLFSQIGIVMLVGLAAKNGILIVEFANQLRDEGRSIHQAIVESSAVRLRPILMTSIATVVGAVPLVLAGGPGSASRATIGIVVIFGVSFSTLLSLFIVPAFYVLLARFTKSPEAVAHELERLETETPQAGGHA, encoded by the coding sequence ATGAAGCTGTCCGACCTGTCCATCCGCCGGCCGGTGTTCGCCACGGTCATGAGCCTGCTGCTGATCGTGCTCGGCATCATGGCGTTCTCGCGCCTGACCCTGCGCGAGCTGCCGGCGATCGACCCGCCGATCGTCTCGGTCGACGTGACCTACCCCGGCGCGTCCGCGGCGGTGGTGGAAACCCGCATCACCCAGGTGCTGGAAGACGCGCTGGCCGGCATCGAAGGCATCGAGACCATCGAATCGCGCAGCGTCAACGGCCGCGCCTCGGTCAGCATCGAATTCACCTTGCAGCGCGACATCGAAGCCGCCGCCAACGACGTGCGCGACGCGGTCAGCCGGGTCATGGACCGCATGCCCGACGAGGCCGATCCGCCGGAAGTCGAGAAGGTCGAGAGCGACGCCGACCCCGTCCTGTGGCTCAACATGAGCTCGAAGAAGATGGACACGCTGCAGCTGTCGGACTACGCCGACCGCTACGTCGTGGATCGCCTGTCGTCGGTCGACGGCGTCGCCCAGGTCCGCATCGGCGGCCAGCAGCGCTACGCCATGCGCATCTGGCTCGACCAGGACGCGCTGGCCGCGCGCGACATCACCGTCAACGAAGTCGAGAACGCGCTGCGCTCGGAGAACGTCGAGCTGCCGGCCGGGCGGATCGAATCGCAGTCGCGCGACTTCACCCTGCGCGTCGCGCGCAGCTACCAGAAGCCGGCCGACTTCGCCCAGATCCCGCTGAAGAAGGGCGCCGACGGCTATGTGGTGCGGCTCGGCGACGTGGCCAAGATCGAGCTGCAATCGGCCGAGCGCCGCGCCTACTACCGCAGCAACGGCGAACCGAACATCGGCCTGGGCATCGTCAAGACCTCGACCGCCAACAGCCTCGACGTCGCCCGCGCGGTGCGCGCGGAGGCCGACAAGATCCGTCCGACCCTGCCCGAAGGCACCGACATCTTCGTCGCCTTCGACACCACGATCTTCATCGAATCGGCGGTCGAGCGGGTCTATCACACCCTGGTCGAGGCCATCGTCCTGGTGCTGATCGTGATCTGGCTGTTCCTCGGCAGCTTCCGCGCCGCGCTGATTCCGGCGGTGACGGTGCCGGTGTGCCTGATCGCCGCGTTCATCCCGCTGTACGCGTTCGGCTTCTCGATCAACCTGCTGACCCTGCTGGCGCTGGTGCTGTGCATCGGCCTGGTGGTCGACGACGCGATCGTGGTCATGGAGAACATCCAGCGCCGCGCCGACCTCGGCGAGCCGGCGCTGGTCGCGGCCGCGCGCGGCACCAAGCAGGTCGCGTTCGCGGTCATCGCCACCACCGCGGTGCTGGTCGCGGTGTTCCTGCCGGTCGGGTTCATGGAAGGCAACACCGGGCGCTTGTTCCGCGAATTGTCGGTGGCGCTGGCCGGCGCGGTCGCGCTGTCGGCGTTCGTCGCGCTGACCCTGACGCCGATGATGTCGTCGAAGTTCGTGCGGCCGCACACGCAAGAAAAATCCAACCCGGTCAACCGCTGGGTCAACGCGCGCCTGGACGGCTTGAGCGCGGGCTACAAGCGCCTGCTCGACCGCACGGTCGAACGGCCGTGGCTGTTCGGCGCGATGATGCTGGCCGCGCTGGCGCTGAGCTTCGGCCTGTTCAAGCTGGTGCCGTCGGAACTGGCGCCGCAGGAAGACCGCGGCTCGTTCCAGATCTCGATCCTCGGCCCGGAAGGCGCCGGCTTCGACTACACGGTCAAGCAGGTGCAGGAAGTCGAGAAGATCGTCGCCGCGCACACCGGGCCGGACCAGACCATCCAGCGCTACAACCCGCGCGTGCCCGGCGGCTTCGGCGCCAGCGAGGAGATGCACACCGGCCGCATCGCGGTGTTCCTGCAGGATTGGGACCAGCGCGAGAAAAGCACCGCCCAGGTCGCCGACAGCCTGCGCGGCGAACTCGGCCGGATCGCCAGCGTGCGCGCGATGCCGCAGGTCGGCGGCGGCCTGGTGCGCACCCGCGGCCAGCCGATCCAGATCGTGCTCGGCGGCCCCGAATACGCCGAGCTGGCGCAGTGGCGCGACCGCATCCTGGCCCGGATCGAGCAGAACAAAGGCCTGTTCTCGGCCGACTCGGACTACAAGGAAACCCGGCCGCAGATGCGGGTCGAGATCGACCGCCAGCGCGCCGCCGACCTCGGCGTCAGCGTCACCGACATCGGCCACGCGCTGGAAACCCTGATGGGCTCGCGCCGCGTCACCACCTTCGTGCAGAACGGCGAGGAATACGACGTGATGGTCCAGGCCGACCGCGGCCTGCGCGCCTCGCCGGCGGATCTGGCCGCGATCCAGGTGCGCGCGCGCGACGGCGCGCTGGTGCCGCTGTCGAATCTGGTCACGCTCAAGGAACTGGCCGAGGCCGGCAGCCTCAACCGCTTCAACCGCCTGCGTTCGATCACCGTCAGCGCCGGCCTCGCGCCGGGCTACACGATGGGCGAGGCGGTGGCCTGGCTCAATCAAGTCGTGGCCGAGGAACTGCCCGACCATGCCCAGATCGACTGGAAGGGCGAATCGCGCGAATACCAGAAAGCCGGCGGCGCGGTGCTGATGACCTTCACCCTGGCGCTGCTGGTGGTGTACCTGGTGCTGGCGGCGCAGTTCGAAAGCTTCATCCACCCGTTCGTGATCATGCTGACCGTGCCGCTCGGCGTGCTCGGCGCCTTGCTCGGGCTGTGGATGACCGGCGGTACGCTGAATCTGTTCAGTCAGATCGGCATCGTCATGCTGGTCGGGCTGGCGGCGAAGAACGGCATCCTGATCGTCGAGTTCGCCAATCAGTTGCGCGACGAAGGCCGCAGCATCCATCAGGCCATCGTCGAGTCCTCGGCGGTGCGCCTGCGCCCGATCCTGATGACCTCGATCGCGACCGTGGTCGGCGCGGTGCCGCTGGTGCTGGCCGGCGGCCCGGGTTCGGCCAGCCGCGCGACCATCGGCATCGTGGTGATCTTCGGCGTGTCGTTCTCGACCTTGCTGTCGCTGTTCATCGTGCCGGCGTTCTATGTGCTGCTCGCGCGTTTCACCAAGTCGCCCGAAGCGGTGGCGCACGAGCTGGAGCGGCTGGAAACCGAGACGCCGCAAGCCGGCGGCCACGCGTAA
- a CDS encoding peptidyl-tRNA hydrolase → MKMYILVRDDIPLGFAMVAVAHASLAAYLKFRDAPDTQRWLDGPFFKAVCKANAKEFENAKQVEDHVVLTESALDGREVAIAFRPREEWPKMFKFLRLYKDA, encoded by the coding sequence ATGAAGATGTACATCCTGGTCCGCGACGACATCCCCCTGGGCTTCGCCATGGTCGCCGTCGCCCACGCCTCGCTCGCCGCTTACCTGAAGTTCCGCGACGCCCCGGACACGCAGCGCTGGCTCGACGGCCCGTTCTTCAAGGCCGTGTGCAAGGCCAACGCCAAGGAATTCGAGAACGCCAAGCAGGTCGAGGACCACGTGGTGCTGACCGAATCGGCGCTGGACGGGCGCGAAGTCGCCATCGCGTTCAGGCCGCGCGAGGAGTGGCCGAAGATGTTCAAGTTCCTGCGCTTGTACAAAGACGCGTGA
- a CDS encoding GNAT family N-acetyltransferase — protein MNADPATPVLPQGAGFALRPWRGDDLDSLVEYADNAEVSRGLSDRFPYPYTRQDGERFLQGQVVDFAHPVFAIEVGGRAVGGIGAHPGRGERVHGAEFGYWLGRPLWGAGLMTRVVAAFAPWAMRQLALYRLHATVLDENPASARVLLKNGFEEEGVQRCAVYKHGRVHDLRVFAKVRRSLQDAT, from the coding sequence ATGAACGCCGACCCCGCCACCCCCGTGTTGCCGCAAGGCGCGGGCTTCGCGCTGCGCCCGTGGCGCGGCGACGACCTCGACAGCCTGGTCGAATACGCCGACAACGCCGAGGTGTCGCGCGGGCTCAGCGATCGCTTCCCGTACCCGTACACGCGCCAGGACGGCGAGCGTTTCCTGCAGGGCCAGGTGGTCGATTTCGCCCATCCGGTGTTCGCGATCGAAGTCGGCGGCCGCGCGGTCGGCGGCATCGGCGCGCATCCGGGGCGCGGCGAACGCGTCCACGGCGCCGAGTTCGGTTACTGGCTCGGCCGCCCGCTGTGGGGCGCCGGCCTGATGACCCGGGTGGTCGCCGCGTTCGCGCCGTGGGCGATGCGGCAGTTGGCGTTGTACCGGTTGCACGCGACGGTGCTGGACGAGAATCCGGCGTCGGCGCGGGTGTTGTTGAAGAACGGTTTCGAAGAAGAGGGCGTGCAGCGCTGCGCCGTGTACAAGCACGGCCGCGTCCACGACCTGCGTGTGTTCGCGAAGGTGAGAAGGAGCCTGCAAGATGCGACGTGA